From the Salmo trutta chromosome 2, fSalTru1.1, whole genome shotgun sequence genome, one window contains:
- the LOC115155758 gene encoding equilibrative nucleoside transporter 1-like → MDVHEPEDKNNGMWLIFFMLGLGTLLPWNFFMTATMYFTSRLRDPTQISTDKPYDRSPVEASYNSVSTLCAMVPLLIFTCLNSVLHHRIPQKFRIMGSLAVILVLFLITAIMVKIDMAAVPFFTLTMIKIVIINSFGAILQGSLFGMAGLLPAKYTTPIMSGQGLAGTFAAFSMICAIASGSALNDVAFGYFLTACVVIILAIMSYAVLPKLEFYQYYNKRQSGNRLSKEVNRLEENAAATTTVLKQGEEEQTMSMLTIFKKIWVLALSVCFAFTVTIGVYPAVTVDVKSTVANGGAWEMYFIPVCCFLLFNLSDWAGRSLTAVCMWPGKDSKLVPIFMVARVIFVPLFMLCNVQPRYNLPVVFQHDAWFVVFMILFAFSSGYLASLCMCFGPKLVAPHEAETAGAIMAFFLSLGLALGASFSFLFRAIV, encoded by the exons ATGGATGTCCACGAGCCTGAAGACAA AAACAATGGCATGTGGCTGATCTTTTTCATGCTGGGTTTAGGAACTCTCCTGCCATGGAACTTCTTCATGACAGCCACCATG TATTTTACCAGCCGTCTCAGAGACCCCACCCAAATATCAACCGACAAACCCTACGACCGTAGCCCTGTGGAGGCCAGTTACAACAGCGTATCGACACTTTGTGCCATGGTGCCTTTACTGATCTTCACCTGTCTCAACTCAGTCCTGCATCACAG GATTCCTCAAAAGTTCCGGATCATGGGCAGCCTGGCGGTGATTTTGGTGCTGTTTCTTATCACGGCCATCATGGTGAAAATAGACATGGCCGCGGTCCCTTTCTTCACATTAACCATGATCAAGATTGTTATCATAAACT CCTTTGGAGCTATCCTGCAGGGCAGTCTGTTTGGCATGGCAGGCCTTCTGCCCGCCAAATACACCACACCCATAATGAGTGGGCAAGGCCTGGCGGGCACTTTCGCTGCCTTCTCCATGATCTGTGCTATCGCAA gtggcTCAGCACTAAATGATGTTGCTTTTGGATACTTCCTCACAGCCTGTGTAGTGATCATATTGGCCATAATGTCCTATGCGGTCCTCCCTAAACTG GAGTTCTACCAATATTACAACAagagacaaagtggaaacaggcTTAGTAAGGAGGTGAACAGGCTGGAAG AAAATGCTGCAGCGACTACAACAGTTCTCAAACAAGGAGAAGAGGAACAAACCATGTCCATGTTGACCATCTTCAAGAAG ATCTGGGTCCTGGCTCTCTCTGTATGTTTCGCCTTCACCGTCACCATCGGTGTCTACCCTGCTGTCACAGTGGATGTCAAGTCTACTGTCGCTAATGGAGGCgcctggg AGATGTACTTCATCCCTGTGTGTTGTTTCCTGCTCTTTAACCTGAGCGACTGGGCTGGGAGAAGCCTTACAGCTGTGTGCATGTGG CCTGGGAAGGACAGCAAACTGGTGCCCATTTTTATGGTAGCCCGTGTGATCTTTGTGCCTCTCTTCATGCTGTGCAACGTTCAGCCCCGCTACAACCTGCCTGTCGTCTTTCAACACGATGCCTGGTTCGTCGTCTTCATGATCCTCTTCGCCTTCTCCAGTGGATACCTGGCCAGCCTCTGCATGTGCTTCGGGCCCAA ATTAGTTGCTCCTCATGAGGCAGAGACGGCTGGTGCCATCATGGCCTTCTTCCTGTCCCTGGGTTTGGCTCTGGGAGCATCCTTCTCATTCCTCTTCAGAGCCATAGTCTAA